In a single window of the Coffea eugenioides isolate CCC68of chromosome 3, Ceug_1.0, whole genome shotgun sequence genome:
- the LOC113764908 gene encoding two-component response regulator ARR2-like, which yields MNLGGGQTAKAMSAPSSSASLKSGDVVSDQFPAGLRVLVVDDDPTCLRILEKMLRNCLYEVTKCNRAEIALKLLRDNRNGYDIVISDVHMPDMDGFKLLEQVGLEMDLPVIMMSADDSKNVVMKGVTHGACDYLIKPVRIEALKNIWQHVVRKRKHEWKDKDFEQSGSAEEGERLVKPLEDVDYSSSATEGNWKTSKRRKDEEDEPEEKDDTSSLKKPRVVWSVELHQQFVAAVNQLGIDKAVPKKILELMNVPGLTRENVASHLQKYRLYLRRLSGVSSHQNGLNSSFMGPPEATFASMSSLGGLDLQALAATGHIPAQSLASLQALGRPTTKNSISMPMVDQRNLFSFETPKLRFGDGQQQLNNNSKQINLLHGIPTNMEPKQLASLNQSAQTFGGLNMQVNPQASQSSSLLVQMSHPMSRTQMLNENKGNHVPRLQSSIGQPILSNGMHSGVLSRNGIVDNVRGAVYNPVSQASSLVDFSINKSAELPGNSFAQASNSGISSLTSKGIIQEEVSSEVKGSRGFIHSYDIFNELQQHKAQDWGMQNVGSTFDASQHSALQGSLDISPSSFVQQGFSSSQKDRNVSIGDAIFSVGEGAHCNNSKFGQQFNSFVADNTLRVKAERLPDSGCQNNLFPQQFGQEDLMSALLKQQEGIGSVESEFGFDGYPLDNLPV from the exons ATGAATCTTGGTGGTGGTCAAACTGCAAAAGCCATGTCTGCTCCCAGCTCTAGTGCTTCATTGAAGTCCGGTGATGTGGTTTCCGACCAGTTTCCGGCGGGCCTGCGGGTTCTGGTTGTTGATGATGATCCCACTTGTCTCAGGATCTTGGAAAAGATGCTCAGAAACTGCCTCTACGAAG TCACCAAGTGTAATAGAGCTGAGATTGCATTGAAGCTGCTAAGGGATAACAGAAATGGGTATGATATAGTAATAAGCGATGTTCACATGCCAGATATGGATGGTTTTAAGCTGCTCGAGCAAGTTGGTCTCGAGATGGACTTGCCTGTTATCA TGATGTCAGCGGACGACAGTAAAAATGTTGTGATGAAAGGTGTTACTCATGGTGCATGTGATTATCTGATCAAACCAGTCCGCATTGAGGCATTGAAGAACATATGGCAGCATGTGGTTCGCAAACGGAAGCACGAGTGGAAGGACAAGGATTTTGAACAATCAGGAAGTGCAGAAGAAGGAGAAAGACTGGTGAAACCACTTGAGGATGTTGATTACTCATCATCAGCAACGGAAGGAAACTGGAAAACctcaaagagaagaaaggacgAGGAAGATGAACCTGAGGAAAAGGATGATACATCTTCATTGAAAAAACCACGTGTTGTTTGGTCAGTTGAGCTACACCAACAATTCGTAGCTGCTGTTAATCAACTTGGAATTGATA AGGCCGTTCCAAAGAAAATCTTGGAATTGATGAATGTCCCTGGATTGACAAGAGAAAATGTTGCAAGCCACCTTCAA AAATATCGGCTCTATTTAAGAAGGTTGAGTGGTGTATCATCACACCAGAATGGACTCAATAGTTCTTTTATGGGACCTCCTGAAGCAACTTTCGCTTCCATGTCCTCACTTGGTGGGCTTGATCTTCAAGCTCTTGCTGCCACTGGTCATATTCCGGCACAGAGTCTTGCTTCGCTCCAAGCACTTGGTAGGCCTACCACAAAAAATTCCATATCAATGCCTATGGTTGACCAACGGAACCtctttagcttcgaaacaccaaAATTAAGATTTGGAGATGGGCAGCAGCAATTGAACAATAATAGCAAGCAAATAAATTTACTTCATGGAATCCCGACAAACATGGAGCCGAAACAACTAGCAAGTTTGAACCAATCTGCCCAAACATTTGGTGGCCTTAATATGCAAGTGAATCCCCAGGCAAGCCAAAGTAGCTCTTTACTAGTACAGATGTCTCACCCGATGTCCAGGACACAGATGTTGAATGAAAATAAAGGTAATCATGTTCCTAGGCTTCAATCATCAATAGGTCAACCTATTTTGTCAAATGGCATGCATAGTGGAGTCCTATCACGAAATGGTATTGTTGACAATGTTCGTGGAGCAGTTTACAACCCAGTGTCCCAAGCATCATCATTGGTGGATTTTTCCATTAACAAAAGTGCAGAATTGCCCGGTAATAGTTTTGCTCAGGCAAGTAACTCTGGAATTTCCTCTCTAACATCAAAGGGAATCATTCAAGAAGAGGTCAGTTCAGAAGTAAAAGGATCGAGAGGCTTTATTCATAGTTATGATATATTCAATGAATTGCAACAACATAAAGCCCAGGATTGGGGTATGCAAAATGTTGGGTCAACCTTTGATGCCTCCCAACATTCAGCTTTACAAGGAAGCCTAGATATCTCGCCATCAAGCTTTGTTCAACAAGGCTTCTCTTCTAGCCAGAAAGATAGAAATGTGTCTATTGGGGATGCAATCTTCTCAGTTGGGGAAGGTGCACATTGTAACAATTCAAAATTTGGGCAACAATTCAATTCATTTGTAGCTGACAATACTCTAAGGGTTAAGGCTGAAAGGCTTCCAGATTCTGGTTGCCAAAATAACCTCTTCCCTCAACAGTTTGGCCAGGAGGACCTCATGAG